The Equus quagga isolate Etosha38 chromosome 12, UCLA_HA_Equagga_1.0, whole genome shotgun sequence genome includes a region encoding these proteins:
- the RGS1 gene encoding regulator of G-protein signaling 1, whose protein sequence is MPGMFFSANPKDLKGTDQSLLDDKTQKRRPKTFGMDVKAYLRSMIPHLESGMKSSKSKDILSADEVMQWSQSLEKLLANQTGQDVFGNFLKSEFSEENIEFWLACEDYKKTESDLLRCKAEKIYKAFVHSDAAKQINIDFHTRESTAKKIKAPTLTCFDEAQKVIYTLMEKDSYPRFLKSNIYLNLLNDLQANSLK, encoded by the exons ATGCCAGGAATGTTCTTCTCTGCGAATCCAAAGGACTTGAAAGGAACAGATCAGTCACTTCTAGACGACAAAACGCAAAAAAGGAGGCCAAAGACTTT TGGGATGGACGTGAAAGCATATCTGAGATCTATGATCCCACATCTGGAATCTGGAATGAAATCTTCTAAGTCTAAGGACAT ACTCTCTGCTGATGAAGTAATGCAATGGTCTCAGTCTCTGGAAAAACTTCTTGCCAACCAAA CTGGTCAAGATGTCTTTGGAAATTTCCTAAAGTCTGAGTTCAGTGAGGAGAATATTGAGTTCTGGCTGGCTTGTGAAGACTATAAAAAAACAGAGTCTGATCTTTTGCGTtgcaaagcagagaaaatatacaaagcgTTTGTGCATTCAGATGCTGCTAAACAA ATCAATATTGACTTTCACACTCGAGAATCGACAGCCAAGAAGATCAAAGCACCAACCCTCACATGTTTTGATGAAGCCCAGAAAGTCATATACACGCTTATGGAAAAGGACTCCTACCCCAGGTTCCTCAAATCAAATATATACTTAAATCTGCTGAATGACCTTCAGGCTAATAGTCTCAAGTGA